From the genome of Desulfobacterales bacterium:
TTACTTTAAATACATTTTTTCTTGGATTTTCTTTTCCCCTTTCTTTAATTACTTTTTTTGCTGTTTTTTCTTTTATACCGGAAGATACAAACAAATTTGTTAATTTTCTTAAAAACTTCTGTTTTTGGGCATTAAATTTAGGAGTAATAATTTTTTTTGCATTTATTCTTTTTGAAATCCCTTATTTAGAACTGTTTATATCTATTGTTTTACTTTGTTCTGTTGGGATTGTATTTTATCTGCATTTAAAATTTGGAGAGAATATTCAACAAAAATATATTTTAATATCAGGTATTTTATTTCTTTTTCTAACGGCTATAACTGGAATTATTTATATTTTATATTATTTATCATTTGAGCCTTTTGATCATAAAGTAATTTTAAAACTCCATGCAGTATATTCTCTATATGGTTGGAATTTAAGCGGTCTTATTATTATAGTCCGTTTTAACGAGTTTCCGCTATCATTTAATATGAAAAAGGCTTTATTTATTCATTGGCTTACAGTGGGAATAATCGCTCCTTTTGGGTACTATTACGAGCTTTTCGGAATTATTGCTCTTATCCTATATTCAATTTTTTTGTACAGTGTTTTCTTTAATGATAATAATTATACAAAAAAGTGACGTATGATTTCTGTTTTTAGATAATAAAATTTGAATTAACCTTTAAGTTTAGCCTTAATCATCTGAATTGCATGTCAGCTTTAAGGATTGATTAATTCTATAATTGTAATTTCAGGAGGAGATAATACTCTCATGCGGGGACCCCATGTCCCTGTGCCTCGATTTACATAGAGTTTAGAGCCTTTTTTAAGTTCATAATAGCCGGCTACATAATTATATCTAAGCCTTACTATCAATGTAAAAGGAAAAATCTGACCTTTATGGGTGTGACCTGAAAGCTGTAAATCAAAAAGTCCAAGGCTATCTTTATTTACTTCAGGTCTATGTTTTAATAAAATCGTAAACAAATCATTTTTGAAAAAAAATAAATTTTTTTCTAAAAATTTATTTTTTGCAGCTGAATCATGGACCCCAGCAATATTGATGACTCCAGATATAGTTACAGCTTCATTTTTTAAAACTTTAAAGCCTGACTCTTCAATAAACTTTATGGATTTTTCCAAGTTCGCATAAACTTCATGATTTCCTGTAACAGCGAACTTGCCATATTTAGGATTTATTCCTTTTAATAAGCCTGAAAGCTCAAAAATTCCATCCGCATGACTATCAATAAAATCGCCTGTGCAGAATAAAATATCTGGGTTTTCCGATTTAATCTTATCTAAAACCAATTCGAGCCATTCTTTATGAACAAGAACACCTAAATGAACATCAGAAATTTGAGCTATTTTTAAATTATGTATATTTGCCGGAAGCTTTTTTGTTACTATTTTTATTCTTTCAATTTTTAATTGATTGGCTTCAAAATAGCCATATACGGATAAAACAAATGAAAAGAAAAGAACTATTATGGATGTAATTTTTTTTTCGCCAATGCATGGGATACGAAAATCTAATATCTTTGTTATTAATAAAGTTGCAGCATCATACGATTCTACTATCAAAAAAAATGAAAAATTTAGAGTGATAAACCCCATCCACGAAAAAGCAAGAATATAGGAAAAAGAGGTAAAAAACTCATAACCCCTTCTTTGAAGGCCAAGAGTTATTATAGGAGCTACAACCATTAAAAATAAAAAGAAAAATAATAAACGATGGAATAAATTTCTATCTGGAAAGAGAATTTTTACGTGCCTATAAAATAATGCATGGATCAGACCATAAATTGTAAAAAAAACAAAGACAAACAAAGACAAAGTATCGCCTCCTAAAACTTCAAAATAAACCTATAATACTTTTTCATATACATCGTCTATGTTTAACTTACAATCAATGGACTCTAAGATAATGTCCTCTTGACTGTCAATGATTTCAGAAAATTTCCAATAACCATTATCATGCTTTAAAAACTTTTCAATCTGCTTTTCATGCTGGGAGATTAACAAATATTCCTTAAAAGATTTTATTTGACGATAAGAACTAAACTTTTTTCCTCTATCGTAAGCTTCGGTTGAATCAGACAAAACTTCTATTATCAAATTCGCCTCAAGCAATACATCGCGTGAATCATCAAAAAATTTTCGTTCACCGCATACGACTATGACATCTGGATAAACAAATTTTGACGTATCTTTTATCTGCAGTTTCATATCATTTGCATATATATAACAATCCTTTTTTCTAAGTTGATTTCCTAATTCCCTTACAATATTTGTTACTATCAAATTATGAGTTTCAGATGCTCCTGCCATAGAAAAAATTTCACCTTCATGATACTCATGTTTAATTTGAGATTCTCTTTCTATGTCTAAATACTCTTCTTCTGTAATTTCTTTTAACGGAGCTGCTAACATTTTACCTCCTAATAAAGACTTTCATACTATAAAAAATTTATTAAAAAAAGCGGTATATTTCGATTTGAAAGATACCGCTTTTTTTTTATAAACAACTTAAAATAATAACAACTGTAACCATGGCAGTGACTTTGGCATTGAAATTTTTTGTAAAGTGCTTGAACCTAAATTCAAATATCCTTGTCCGTTAACACCTACAACTTTTACTGGAATCAAGCTATCAGTAGTAGAGTTATCACCTAACTGACCTTTTGTATTCCGTCCCCAAGTCCAAACAGTTCCGTCACTTTGAAGAGCTACTGTATGAAACTCGCCAGCAGCAATAGCAACAATATTAGATAATCCAGTAACTTTAACAGGGATTAAACTATCAATAGTTGATCCATTACCTAACTGTCCATAGCTATTACGCCCCCAAGTCCAAACAGTCCCATCACCTTTTAAAGCTACTGAATGATAATAACCAGCAGCAACGGCATAAATATTTGATAATCCAGTAACTTGAATAGGGCTTAAACTATCAATAGTTGATCCATTACCTAACTCGCCATAAGAATTATCGCCCCAAGCCAAAACAGTACCGCTTGATTTCAAAGCTAATGTATGGAAAACACCTGCTGAAACCATAGAGACGTTAGATAAACCAATTTGCACTGGAATTTTGCTATTAACAGTTGACCCATTGCCTAACTGCCCTTCATTATTCCATCCCCAAGCCCATACAGATCCGTCACTTTTAATTGCTACCGCATGATAAACGCCAGAAGCAATAGTAGCTACATTAGATATCCCACTAATTTGTGCTGGAGTTGCATTATTTTTATTAGTTCCATTACCTAATTGACCATAATTATTATATCCCCAAGTCCATACAGCCCCTCCAGTTTTTAAAACTACCATATGAGCGCCACCAGCCGTAATACCATAAATATCAGATACTCCAGTAGCCTGAACTGGGTTTAAACTAGTAGCGGTAGATCCATTACCTAACTGTCCATAGCTATTATATCCCCAAGTCCATACAGAATCGTTTTTTAATGAAGCTGTATAATAAGAACCAGCAGTAACACCTGAAACATTAAATAGACTGGTAACTTGCACTGGAATTGAACTCTTAATAGTAGAGCCATTACCTAATTGACCATAATAATTATCCCCCCATGTAAAAACAGAGCCGTCAGTTTTTAATGCTACTGTGTGAACCCCACCAGCGGCAATACGTGGAATAACAGCTGCAGCTTGGGTATAAACTACAGTTATAGTTGTAGTAACTGAATCCTGAATACTTACAGTTTGATTCACTGGTTTTATCCATCCTGGTATATCTTTACAAGAAACTGTATGGGTCCCAACAGTTACGTCTGAAACTACTCCACCGCTATTCTGCCAAAACCCATTATCAACTGACCACTGAGCTCCAGCGTTAATAGCGCCTTGTGGAGAGATATTAACCGTAAGAGATCCTGTTTTTAACATAATAACATGTGGAAAAGTTGAATTGCCATGATCAGCTCTCAACTTAAAAGTATCCCATGCGGCAATAAAATAATCTACACCAGCATCTGTTACTTGATTAGCCGGAATATCAGCACTATAATTCAGTCCATCAGTAGTCACCATATTTGCCGAATAATATGGAAATGCTTGAGCTGTATCATGTATTCGATAATAAAGAGTAACTGCAGTTACGCTATCGCCTAAAGCTGTATCAGGATCTGTAACTTGCGCGTTAATAGGGATTATTGTATTGAACAATGCGCTATCAATAATAGTATGAGTTATTACAGGTGAATGATGGGATAATACAGGTATTATATATGGAAGAGTATTATAATTAAATGGTGAATATGTTTGAACAACCCCATCTGAAACATAAAGGTAATAAGCCATACCTGGAATCTTAACTGCGGTTCCTGGAATTTTCGAACTAAAAGAGTATATACCACCGCCTTGGGACACTAAATTAATAATAACTTTAGTATAATCAGTAGCACTAACTTCTTT
Proteins encoded in this window:
- a CDS encoding metallophosphoesterase, yielding MSLFVFVFFTIYGLIHALFYRHVKILFPDRNLFHRLLFFFLFLMVVAPIITLGLQRRGYEFFTSFSYILAFSWMGFITLNFSFFLIVESYDAATLLITKILDFRIPCIGEKKITSIIVLFFSFVLSVYGYFEANQLKIERIKIVTKKLPANIHNLKIAQISDVHLGVLVHKEWLELVLDKIKSENPDILFCTGDFIDSHADGIFELSGLLKGINPKYGKFAVTGNHEVYANLEKSIKFIEESGFKVLKNEAVTISGVINIAGVHDSAAKNKFLEKNLFFFKNDLFTILLKHRPEVNKDSLGLFDLQLSGHTHKGQIFPFTLIVRLRYNYVAGYYELKKGSKLYVNRGTGTWGPRMRVLSPPEITIIELINP
- a CDS encoding Uma2 family endonuclease, encoding MLAAPLKEITEEEYLDIERESQIKHEYHEGEIFSMAGASETHNLIVTNIVRELGNQLRKKDCYIYANDMKLQIKDTSKFVYPDVIVVCGERKFFDDSRDVLLEANLIIEVLSDSTEAYDRGKKFSSYRQIKSFKEYLLISQHEKQIEKFLKHDNGYWKFSEIIDSQEDIILESIDCKLNIDDVYEKVL
- a CDS encoding VWA domain-containing protein, which gives rise to MQKKFLSLIYMFLCILLCYSEASSKEIYFKGEGVVTPTVKSQEEFDPESVASKAAGNTVIINPFAINFPKIFLYTTVLDSIGNPITGLTINDFFIQEQSTTETSPTVETITSFFESTTEASISFCLVFDVSGSMSGQQLADAKTAAMNFMLKAKTTDRCALVSFSGGGTETIVVPVNWVNTDNDHNGTYDIIDGINSLVAGGVTAVYDGTAKGIDTLSQEPAPKAVIIFTDGATNDDISYDINTLIAKANNEGVPLHTIGLGIDPQNLRDMASGTGGTYHYAPAAQDMAAIYDEISKSMRSQYLISYTTHNPALDGTKRTVNVTYMGTTGTGYYVVNSKPVILLDSATIDLSSQSQPSGADLTISGTVTDLDAQAQGQTLTAELYYKEVSATDYTKVIINLVSQGGGIYSFSSKIPGTAVKIPGMAYYLYVSDGVVQTYSPFNYNTLPYIIPVLSHHSPVITHTIIDSALFNTIIPINAQVTDPDTALGDSVTAVTLYYRIHDTAQAFPYYSANMVTTDGLNYSADIPANQVTDAGVDYFIAAWDTFKLRADHGNSTFPHVIMLKTGSLTVNISPQGAINAGAQWSVDNGFWQNSGGVVSDVTVGTHTVSCKDIPGWIKPVNQTVSIQDSVTTTITVVYTQAAAVIPRIAAGGVHTVALKTDGSVFTWGDNYYGQLGNGSTIKSSIPVQVTSLFNVSGVTAGSYYTASLKNDSVWTWGYNSYGQLGNGSTATSLNPVQATGVSDIYGITAGGAHMVVLKTGGAVWTWGYNNYGQLGNGTNKNNATPAQISGISNVATIASGVYHAVAIKSDGSVWAWGWNNEGQLGNGSTVNSKIPVQIGLSNVSMVSAGVFHTLALKSSGTVLAWGDNSYGELGNGSTIDSLSPIQVTGLSNIYAVAAGYYHSVALKGDGTVWTWGRNSYGQLGNGSTIDSLIPVKVTGLSNIVAIAAGEFHTVALQSDGTVWTWGRNTKGQLGDNSTTDSLIPVKVVGVNGQGYLNLGSSTLQKISMPKSLPWLQLLLF